The Verrucomicrobiia bacterium sequence TCAGCATTGGAGAGAAGATTGAGAATAATTTGTCCAATTGCGTCGCGATCAGCTTTGATGAGGCAAGAAGCCTGCGTGTTTTCCAGGTTTAATTGAAACCCATTTGCTTCTAAGTGAGGTTTGTAATTTGTCACAATGTCTTCAACGATTTTGACTAAATCGCAACTTTGCATGTCATAATTTTTTTCGCCCCGTTCCATGCGCGAAAAATCTAAAATATTATTAATAAGTCGCGTTAAACGATTGGCTTCGGAGGAAATGATTTTTAAGTAGGATTGTTGTTTTTCTTCAACGATGGTTTTGCCAGAGGTTAACAATTCTGAGAAAATTCGAATAGAAGTTAAAGGCGTTTTGAGTTCGTGGGAAACGTTGCTAACAAAATCGGTTTTTTGTCGCGCGAGTTTGACTTGGCGATGCAGATCGGAAAAGATGAGCCAGCCCCCTACGATAATGGCTAATACGAGAACTAGAACAATGAGGCTGATGGTGAGTTTTAAGGTTTGTGCGGATTGATTGAGTTTTTTAGGGTTAAGCAAATAGGCGGCGACTTCCCAGTGAGGCAACATTTCACCAATTTCTGTGGCGACAAAGGGGCGTTTCCAATCGGTTTGATAATCTTTTTCGCTTAAAGCGATGGGTTTGCCTTTTTCATCCAGAACCGCGAGACAAATTTCGCTGCCGTTTTCGTATTGAGGTTGATAGGCCGCAATGGTTGTTTTAATTTTTTCTCGAATTTGGTTTAAATTGAGTTGCGCCCCAAAAATGAGTTGAGGATCGCGAGGGGAACGATACCACATGATCAACTTTAATTGATTTTGTAAAAAGCGCGCTAAAACACCTGAAGTAGAAGTGCCCACGATTTGACGAAATTCCGCTTCTTGACTTTCTAATTGTGAAATCGCTTGGGTTTGCGGTTTTAAATCTTTTTGTGGAATAACGTTGCGAACGATATTGGCTTTGGGTTTGGAAACTAATCCTTTATCGGAAAAATCCTCTTTTTGGGATCGTTTCATTTTTGGAGTAGAAGCCTGAGAGGAGACAGGGGCTTGTTGAACACTTTCATTCAATGCTTCGTTTTCATAGGCCTTTTCTTCTGTTTGAAAAGTTTCGGATATGGGTTTTTCTTTATTTTCTTCAATCGTTTTTCTTTGATAAACTTCGACTGTTTCTTGGTTGTTGAGAAAAAGTGAGTTGTCAGTTAAAAATCGTTTCGCAACTGGCCCGTCCAAAGGGGAGGGTGAGAGAATCACGCCATCGACAAAAACAACAAAACCCACTTCTGCCCACGGCCATTTTGCAGTGAGCTCTCGATTAAATTCGGGAGCCATTTCGCGTAAATGACGATCGGCTAACAAATCTTCCACTTGTTGACCGAAGTCAGTTTGGATATCGGAAATGGTGTTGCGAATGGTTTCAGCAGTGGATTCGGTGGTGCTTTGATGAATTAACGCCTGTTGGCGTTCCATGACAAATTGTTGATCCCTCAGAGATCGAATGGCCAAAAAGGCTAGCAGCAAACTAGGAGTTAATACGGCTGCTAGAAAAACAACGGCCACTCGTCTCATGTCGGGATTATTCCGGAAATTATCGTTTACGGCAATGTCTGTTTATTATTTTGCGTTTTTTTGTTTATAAACATCCGATTTTAGCACTTTACGTTGTGATTTGCTCATCGAACCACTTTCCATATCTTCTGCTTGTTCGCGCAAGGCTTGTTGTTCTTTTTTAATTTTGGGTTGCATCGCAACAGGCGCGCTCGCATAGGCCGCATCTAATTTTTCCATTTGTCGATTTAATGTTTGGCTAGCGGCTCGATAATCATTAGCGTCGGCTTGTTCCACTGCTTTATTTCTTGCAGTCACATTGCCCATTAACTCCCGTTCTGTTGCTACGGTTTGATTGATGGAAGATTCGGCTTTTTTATGATCTTTGGTGTATTGAACTTGCACGGTTTTTTCTACCGTTTGCATTTTTCCTGATTCTGTTTCATCGGAAAAGGAGGTTTTTATTTTGGCAACGGTCAAGGTTTGATCCGGCTTACCTTTGGGCAAACGACAGCGTAAAAAGACGTAACGATTTTGGCCGGAAGCCAGTTGGTTAAGATTAATTTTGGCATAACCTTTCTTAAATTGTTCATCGCGACCCATTAAATCAATAGGTTCCACGCCAGGAGGCAAAGTGATTTCTAAGCAAATATTTCGGGCGACAACAGAAAAGAGTTCGCCTAATTCTTTAGAAAAAATGTCCGGTAAATCTTCAACATCTTTAACATAATAATAATTTGCATCGCTAGCTTCTGCTAATGAAGCCATCAAATCTTCATTGTAATCGTCGCCGATGCCCATGGTTGTGACGGCAATGCCATCTTTGGCAATGCGTTGGCCTAAAGCGCTGATTTCGGAGTTGGAACTAGGCCCAATGTTGGCGAGACCATCTGACAGTAAAATGACGCGATTAATTTTTTTAGCAGAAAAATAGCGTTGCACTTGGTCGGCGCCTTGTTCGACACCTGAGTAAAGTGCGGTGCCTCCACCGGCTTCAATTCGTGAAATGCGAGATTTCAATCGATCTTTATCTTCCACGGGTTGTGCTGGGATTAGGATTTGAACTTCGTTGTCATAAACTACGAGTGAAAAAATATCTTCGTCAGAAAGTTGATTAACGAGGGCAATGGCCGCTTGTTTGGCTTGCTCGAGCTTGGCGCCTTCCATTGATCCTGAGCGATCTAGCACGACGGCGAGATTTAAGGGGAGGCGATGGTGATGATGTGGAATGTGTGAGGCGGTGAGGTCAATTTTGATTGCCACCTCTTTTTCGTCATCGACTAAGAGCACTTCCTGATCAGGATTCACTTTAACTTCCAGGGTTTC is a genomic window containing:
- a CDS encoding HAMP domain-containing histidine kinase, producing MRRVAVVFLAAVLTPSLLLAFLAIRSLRDQQFVMERQQALIHQSTTESTAETIRNTISDIQTDFGQQVEDLLADRHLREMAPEFNRELTAKWPWAEVGFVVFVDGVILSPSPLDGPVAKRFLTDNSLFLNNQETVEVYQRKTIEENKEKPISETFQTEEKAYENEALNESVQQAPVSSQASTPKMKRSQKEDFSDKGLVSKPKANIVRNVIPQKDLKPQTQAISQLESQEAEFRQIVGTSTSGVLARFLQNQLKLIMWYRSPRDPQLIFGAQLNLNQIREKIKTTIAAYQPQYENGSEICLAVLDEKGKPIALSEKDYQTDWKRPFVATEIGEMLPHWEVAAYLLNPKKLNQSAQTLKLTISLIVLVLVLAIIVGGWLIFSDLHRQVKLARQKTDFVSNVSHELKTPLTSIRIFSELLTSGKTIVEEKQQSYLKIISSEANRLTRLINNILDFSRMERGEKNYDMQSCDLVKIVEDIVTNYKPHLEANGFQLNLENTQASCLIKADRDAIGQIILNLLSNAEKYGGKNRRIDIEISCPMDQSKVRISVKDRGDGVPKGCEEKIFEKFFRAHNSLNSGIQGSGLGLTLARRIARSHGGDIDYEPRKGGGSSFTLELPLETS
- a CDS encoding VWA domain-containing protein — encoded protein: MKLFRLLLIGFAGLFIFSVHAKETLEVKVNPDQEVLLVDDEKEVAIKIDLTASHIPHHHHRLPLNLAVVLDRSGSMEGAKLEQAKQAAIALVNQLSDEDIFSLVVYDNEVQILIPAQPVEDKDRLKSRISRIEAGGGTALYSGVEQGADQVQRYFSAKKINRVILLSDGLANIGPSSNSEISALGQRIAKDGIAVTTMGIGDDYNEDLMASLAEASDANYYYVKDVEDLPDIFSKELGELFSVVARNICLEITLPPGVEPIDLMGRDEQFKKGYAKINLNQLASGQNRYVFLRCRLPKGKPDQTLTVAKIKTSFSDETESGKMQTVEKTVQVQYTKDHKKAESSINQTVATERELMGNVTARNKAVEQADANDYRAASQTLNRQMEKLDAAYASAPVAMQPKIKKEQQALREQAEDMESGSMSKSQRKVLKSDVYKQKNAK